A genomic window from Syngnathus typhle isolate RoL2023-S1 ecotype Sweden linkage group LG18, RoL_Styp_1.0, whole genome shotgun sequence includes:
- the cdk5rap3 gene encoding CDK5 regulatory subunit-associated protein 3: MENIQNVPIDIQTSKLLDWLIDRRHCNLKWQNAVKGIREKINSAMQDMPENEEIKQLLSGSYIHYFHCLRIVEILKGTEQSSKNIFGKYSSQRMKDWQEILHLYQADNIYLAEVASLLTRNVSYEGPALRKQLAKAKQLQQDMSRREVECQSSAGNMREHYYAACKQYGIKGDNVPRELQALVKDLPDVLDKVGADASKLEDKIQLYTAFTNFVCEWSEPVLPLLTFARKRGNATFYEWRTGKVPTVVERPHVEGTPVEAPEEDTIDWGEFSIQEPSSEITVEDGIDWGISVEPSSEGGGDAIDWGDGDVAPVEIEIVQAGADCPEGVAKGTDALSILENAQSRGQFIDELMELETFLSQRLSEMSQESDVVAISQFQSAPNIIQMQSSERIRGMLSDVQDLLGRLTSLRMQHLFMILASPRYVERVTELLRQKINQADILERKAIGMVEKRLEALEEQSRLEPRVDLLIERTQQLKKMIESDISKRYNNRPVNLMGVII, encoded by the exons ATGGAG AACATACAGAACGTACCAATTGATATTCAGACCAGCAAACTTCTAG ATTGGCTGATAGATAGGCGTCACTGCAATCTCAAGTGGCAGAATGCTGTCAAAGGGATCCGAGAAAAAATCAACTCCGCAATGCAAGACATGCCAGAGAATGAGGAGATCAAACAGCTCCTCTCAGGCTCCT ACATTCACTATTTTCACTGCTTGAGAATAGTGGAGATCTTAAAGGGGACGGAACAATCATCCAAGAACATCTTTGGCAAATATTCTTCGCAGAGAATGAAA GACTGGCAAGAGATTCTGCACTTGTACCAGGCTGATAACATCTATTTAG cCGAGGTGGCCAGCCTGCTGACTCGCAATGTAAGCTACGAGGGTCCGGCTCTAAGAAAGCAGCTGGCCAAAGCCAAGCAGCTCCAGCAAGACATGAGCCGGCGGGAGGTGGAGTGCCAGAGCTCGGCCGGTAACATGCGAGAGCATTACTACGCTGCCTGCAAGCAGTACGGCATTAAG GGAGACAACGTTCCTCGTGAGTTGCAGGCTCTGGTCAAAGATCTACCAGATGTTCTTGATAAAGTCGGGGCAGACGCCAGCAAGCTCGAAGATAAAATCCAACTGTACACCGCTTTCACCAACTTTGTATGCGAGTG GTCGGAGCCGGTTCTTCCTCTGTTGACCTTTGCACGGAAGAGAGGGAACGCCACCTTCTACGAGTGGAGAACCGGGAAGGTTCCCACGGTGGTGGAGAGGCCGCATGTGGAGGGGACACCTGTTGAAGCGCCGGAAGAGGACACG ATCGACTGGGGAGAATTCAGCATTCAGGAGCCTAGCTCGGAAATCACAGTTGAGGACGGGATTGACTGGGGCATCAGTGTGGAGCCCAGCTCTGAG GGCGGTGGAGATGCGATTGACTGGGGGGACGGCGACGTCGCTCCTGTTGAGATTGAAATTGTACAAGCGGGCGCAGACT GTCCCGAGGGCGTGGCGAAGGGGACCGATGCCTTAAGCATTCTGGAGAACGCTCAGTCCCGCGGACAGTTCATTGATGAACTCATGGAG CTGGAAACATTCCTCAGCCAGCGCCTCTCCGAGATGAGCCAAGAGAGCGACGTGGTAGCCATAAGTCAGTTCCAGTCGGCGCCGAACATCATCCAAATGCAGAGCAGCGAGCGCATTCGCGGCATGCTGTCGGACGTTCAGGACTTGCTGGGCCGGCTCACGTCGCTCAGGATGCAGCACCTCTTCATGATCCTGGCCTCGCCGCG GTATGTGGAGCGCGTTACAGAGCTTCTAAGACAGAAAATAAATCAGGCCGACATTCTGGAGAGGAAGGCCATCGGCATGGTGGAGAAGAGGCTGGAAGCCTTGGAGGAACAGTCGAGGCTGGAGCCTCGAGTCGACCTGCTGATAGAACGCACACAGCAGCTAAAAAAAATG ATTGAAAGTGACATTTCCAAACGATACAACAACCGACCAGTCAACCTGATGGGCGTCATCATATAG
- the nfe2l1b gene encoding endoplasmic reticulum membrane sensor NFE2L1b isoform X1: MLYLKKYFTEGLIQFTILLSLIGVRVDVDTYLSSQLPPLREIILGPSSAYTPTQFHNLHNTLDGYGIHPKSVDLDQFFATRRLLNRVRQLDRFSVPSPELDTWLVHRDAESEQTGGASIALDNGGGLEDVNDLDAAPAMRGTGEGEGGPPETTYNLNVADGSLGAVASDGDQGQDNNDDLSKEDIDLIDILWRQDIDLGAGREVFNYSRREKDNEEVKPRPAQESKDNEELQRESWRNDVNLQTLRSVDIETGESIPQQLPAAGSQTSLSLQECLRLLEATFPFGEDPEFPTPAAPPEVATPGTEAPSTSQGLAPQLDLEQQWQDIMAVMELQAMDVNNSSAGCSIDISRTLATDFGLVPPVAPIHQDVSLHQASLASCSQEFPTVFPPHLDSAGGMRGSSSNSSHINATFGTTNLTGLFLPPVLNATGANVTSTPIPPDPFGGLLEESMLDEISLLDLAMEEGFSQAQASQLRDELDSDSGLSLDSSRSPASPSSSETSSSSSSSTSATFSEEGAVGYSTAASDSEEGAVGGYQPEYSKLCRMSFQDNFHGLPQLGGINHNHTYNLPLGNPFTEHPELPKKQNTKNSKLPPPTSELMDKHSSRDERRARSMKIPFSNEKIVNLPVEEFNELLAKHQLSEAQLALVRDIRRRGKNKMAAQNCRKRKLDTIINLEDGVHQLRRDKARLLKEKMEFLRCIRQMKQKMQSLCQEVFAQVRDEQGRPYPPSRYSLQYAADGSVLVVPRSEQTRSRSDKKTKDKKK; this comes from the exons ATGCTTTACCTGAAAAAGTACTTCACAGAGGGCCTGATTCAGTTCACCATCCTTCTGAGTCTGATCGGGGTGCGGGTGGACGTGGACACCTATCTGAGTAGCCAGCTGCCACCCCTGAGGGAGATAATCCTGGGCCCGAGCTCAGCCTACACGCCCACTCAGTTCCACAACCTGCACAACACGCTGGACGGCTATGGCATTCACCCCAAGAGCGTGGACCTAGACCAGTTTTTCGCCACCCGCCGCTTACTGAATCGGGTGCGCCAGCTGGATCGCTTCTCCGTGCCCAGCCCCGAGCTCGATACCTGGCTGGTGCACCGCGACGCAGAGAGCGAACAGACGGGCGGTGCCAGCATAGCCCTGGACAATGGGGGCGGCCTCGAGGACGTGAACGACCTCGACGCTGCCCCGGCCATGAGGGGGACTGGAGAAGGCGAAGGGGGGCCACCCGAGACCACCTATAACCTCAACGTAGCCGACGGCAGCCTCGGGGCAGTGGCGTCCGATGGTGACCAGGGGCAGGACAACAATGACGACCTCAGCAAAGAG GACATCGACCTGATTGACATCCTGTGGCGACAGGACATCGACCTGGGCGCGGGCAGGGAGGTGTTTAACTACAGCAGACGGGAGAAGGACAACGAGGAGGTCAAGCCTCGCCCGGCCCAAGAGAGCAAGGACAATGAGGAGCTGCAGCGAGAAAGCTGGAGGAACGACGTTAACCTCCAGACGCTTCGCTCTGTGGACATTGAGACGGGAGAGAGCATCCCGCAGCAG CTGCCTGCCGCCGGCTCACAGACATCCCTGTCTCTGCAGGAGTGTTTGAGGCTGCTGGAGGCCACCTTCCCCTTCGGAGAAGATCCCGAG ttCCCCACCCCTGCAGCACCACCTGAAGTGGCGACCCCCGGTACAGAAGCACCGTCCACGTCACAGGGCCTGGCGCCTCAGCTGGACTTGGAGCAGCAGTGGCAGGATATCATGGCTGTCATGGAGCTGCAA GCCATGGACGTGAACAACAGCAGCGCAGGATGCAGCATTGACATCAGTAGGACATTGGCGACCGACTTTGGGCTGGTCCCGCCCGTGGCACCCATCCACCAAGACGTGAGCCTCCACCAAGCCTCGCTAGCCAGCTGCAGCCAGGAGTTTCCTACGGTTTTCCCACCTCATCTGGATTCGGCCGGCGGGATGAGAGGATCCTCCAGCAACTCCAGTCACATCAATGCCACTTTTGGGACAACCAACCTCACTGGACTCTTTTTGCCCCCCGTTCTCAATGCCACTGGTGCCAACGTAACCTCCACGCCCATCCCGCCGGACCCGTTTGGCGGGCTTTTGGAGGAATCCATGCTAGATGAGATCAGCCTCCTGGACCTGGCCATGGAGGAGGGATTCAGCCAAGCTCAGGCCTCGCAGCTGCGTGACGAGCTGGACTCGGATTCAGGCCTGTCCCTGGACTCCAGCCGCAGTCCGGCGTCGCCCAGCAGCTCAGAaacatcctcctcctcatcttcatccaCCTCAGCCACCTTCTCGGAGGAGGGCGCCGTGGGCTACAGCACTGCCGCGTCCGACTCGGAGGAAGGAGCTGTGGGCGGATACCAGCCCGAATACAGCAAGCTGTGCCGCATGAGCTTCCAG GACAACTTCCACGGCCTCCCCCAGTTAGGAGGAATCAACCACAACCATACCTACAACCTACCACTTGGGAACCCTTTCACCGAACACCCAGAGCTCCCCAAGAAGCAGAACACCAAGAACTCCAAGCTTCCTCCTCCAACATCTGAGCTAATGGACAAGCACTCGAGCCGGGACGAGCGGCGAGCCCGCTCCATGAAGATCCCTTTCTCCAATGAAAAAATAGTCAACCTCCCTGTGGAGGAGTTCAACGAGCTTCTGGCCAAACACCAGCTGAGCGAAGCGCAGTTGGCTTTGGTTCGAGACATCCGCAGGCGtggtaaaaacaaaatggccgctcaGAATTGTCGCAAACGCAAGCTGGACACCATCATCAACCTGGAGGACGGCGTACACCAGCTAAGGCGTGACAAAGCCCGGCTACTCAAGGAAAAGATGGAGTTTCTACGTTGTATCCGGCAAATGAAGCAGAAAATGCAGAGTCTGTGCCAGGAGGTTTTCGCTCAAGTCCGGGACGAGCAGGGCCGGCCCTACCCACCCAGTCGCTACTCTCTTCAGTACGCCGCAGACGGCAGCGTTCTGGTGGTACCGCGCAGCGAGCAAACCCGCTCCAGGTCGGACAAGAAGACAAAGGACAAGAAGAAGTGA
- the nfe2l1b gene encoding endoplasmic reticulum membrane sensor NFE2L1b isoform X3, protein MLYLKKYFTEGLIQFTILLSLIGVRVDVDTYLSSQLPPLREIILGPSSAYTPTQFHNLHNTLDGYGIHPKSVDLDQFFATRRLLNRVRQLDRFSVPSPELDTWLVHRDAESEQTGGASIALDNGGGLEDVNDLDAAPAMRGTGEGEGGPPETTYNLNVADGSLGAVASDGDQGQDNNDDLSKEDIDLIDILWRQDIDLGAGREVFNYSRREKDNEEVKPRPAQESKDNEELQRESWRNDVNLQTLRSVDIETGESIPQQECLRLLEATFPFGEDPEFPTPAAPPEVATPGTEAPSTSQGLAPQLDLEQQWQDIMAVMELQAMDVNNSSAGCSIDISRTLATDFGLVPPVAPIHQDVSLHQASLASCSQEFPTVFPPHLDSAGGMRGSSSNSSHINATFGTTNLTGLFLPPVLNATGANVTSTPIPPDPFGGLLEESMLDEISLLDLAMEEGFSQAQASQLRDELDSDSGLSLDSSRSPASPSSSETSSSSSSSTSATFSEEGAVGYSTAASDSEEGAVGGYQPEYSKLCRMSFQDNFHGLPQLGGINHNHTYNLPLGNPFTEHPELPKKQNTKNSKLPPPTSELMDKHSSRDERRARSMKIPFSNEKIVNLPVEEFNELLAKHQLSEAQLALVRDIRRRGKNKMAAQNCRKRKLDTIINLEDGVHQLRRDKARLLKEKMEFLRCIRQMKQKMQSLCQEVFAQVRDEQGRPYPPSRYSLQYAADGSVLVVPRSEQTRSRSDKKTKDKKK, encoded by the exons ATGCTTTACCTGAAAAAGTACTTCACAGAGGGCCTGATTCAGTTCACCATCCTTCTGAGTCTGATCGGGGTGCGGGTGGACGTGGACACCTATCTGAGTAGCCAGCTGCCACCCCTGAGGGAGATAATCCTGGGCCCGAGCTCAGCCTACACGCCCACTCAGTTCCACAACCTGCACAACACGCTGGACGGCTATGGCATTCACCCCAAGAGCGTGGACCTAGACCAGTTTTTCGCCACCCGCCGCTTACTGAATCGGGTGCGCCAGCTGGATCGCTTCTCCGTGCCCAGCCCCGAGCTCGATACCTGGCTGGTGCACCGCGACGCAGAGAGCGAACAGACGGGCGGTGCCAGCATAGCCCTGGACAATGGGGGCGGCCTCGAGGACGTGAACGACCTCGACGCTGCCCCGGCCATGAGGGGGACTGGAGAAGGCGAAGGGGGGCCACCCGAGACCACCTATAACCTCAACGTAGCCGACGGCAGCCTCGGGGCAGTGGCGTCCGATGGTGACCAGGGGCAGGACAACAATGACGACCTCAGCAAAGAG GACATCGACCTGATTGACATCCTGTGGCGACAGGACATCGACCTGGGCGCGGGCAGGGAGGTGTTTAACTACAGCAGACGGGAGAAGGACAACGAGGAGGTCAAGCCTCGCCCGGCCCAAGAGAGCAAGGACAATGAGGAGCTGCAGCGAGAAAGCTGGAGGAACGACGTTAACCTCCAGACGCTTCGCTCTGTGGACATTGAGACGGGAGAGAGCATCCCGCAGCAG GAGTGTTTGAGGCTGCTGGAGGCCACCTTCCCCTTCGGAGAAGATCCCGAG ttCCCCACCCCTGCAGCACCACCTGAAGTGGCGACCCCCGGTACAGAAGCACCGTCCACGTCACAGGGCCTGGCGCCTCAGCTGGACTTGGAGCAGCAGTGGCAGGATATCATGGCTGTCATGGAGCTGCAA GCCATGGACGTGAACAACAGCAGCGCAGGATGCAGCATTGACATCAGTAGGACATTGGCGACCGACTTTGGGCTGGTCCCGCCCGTGGCACCCATCCACCAAGACGTGAGCCTCCACCAAGCCTCGCTAGCCAGCTGCAGCCAGGAGTTTCCTACGGTTTTCCCACCTCATCTGGATTCGGCCGGCGGGATGAGAGGATCCTCCAGCAACTCCAGTCACATCAATGCCACTTTTGGGACAACCAACCTCACTGGACTCTTTTTGCCCCCCGTTCTCAATGCCACTGGTGCCAACGTAACCTCCACGCCCATCCCGCCGGACCCGTTTGGCGGGCTTTTGGAGGAATCCATGCTAGATGAGATCAGCCTCCTGGACCTGGCCATGGAGGAGGGATTCAGCCAAGCTCAGGCCTCGCAGCTGCGTGACGAGCTGGACTCGGATTCAGGCCTGTCCCTGGACTCCAGCCGCAGTCCGGCGTCGCCCAGCAGCTCAGAaacatcctcctcctcatcttcatccaCCTCAGCCACCTTCTCGGAGGAGGGCGCCGTGGGCTACAGCACTGCCGCGTCCGACTCGGAGGAAGGAGCTGTGGGCGGATACCAGCCCGAATACAGCAAGCTGTGCCGCATGAGCTTCCAG GACAACTTCCACGGCCTCCCCCAGTTAGGAGGAATCAACCACAACCATACCTACAACCTACCACTTGGGAACCCTTTCACCGAACACCCAGAGCTCCCCAAGAAGCAGAACACCAAGAACTCCAAGCTTCCTCCTCCAACATCTGAGCTAATGGACAAGCACTCGAGCCGGGACGAGCGGCGAGCCCGCTCCATGAAGATCCCTTTCTCCAATGAAAAAATAGTCAACCTCCCTGTGGAGGAGTTCAACGAGCTTCTGGCCAAACACCAGCTGAGCGAAGCGCAGTTGGCTTTGGTTCGAGACATCCGCAGGCGtggtaaaaacaaaatggccgctcaGAATTGTCGCAAACGCAAGCTGGACACCATCATCAACCTGGAGGACGGCGTACACCAGCTAAGGCGTGACAAAGCCCGGCTACTCAAGGAAAAGATGGAGTTTCTACGTTGTATCCGGCAAATGAAGCAGAAAATGCAGAGTCTGTGCCAGGAGGTTTTCGCTCAAGTCCGGGACGAGCAGGGCCGGCCCTACCCACCCAGTCGCTACTCTCTTCAGTACGCCGCAGACGGCAGCGTTCTGGTGGTACCGCGCAGCGAGCAAACCCGCTCCAGGTCGGACAAGAAGACAAAGGACAAGAAGAAGTGA
- the nfe2l1b gene encoding endoplasmic reticulum membrane sensor NFE2L1b isoform X2, translating to MLYLKKYFTEGLIQFTILLSLIGVRVDVDTYLSSQLPPLREIILGPSSAYTPTQFHNLHNTLDGYGIHPKSVDLDQFFATRRLLNRVRQLDRFSVPSPELDTWLVHRDAESEQTGGASIALDNGGGLEDVNDLDAAPAMRGTGEGEGGPPETTYNLNVADGSLGAVASDGDQGQDNNDDLSKEDIDLGAGREVFNYSRREKDNEEVKPRPAQESKDNEELQRESWRNDVNLQTLRSVDIETGESIPQQLPAAGSQTSLSLQECLRLLEATFPFGEDPEFPTPAAPPEVATPGTEAPSTSQGLAPQLDLEQQWQDIMAVMELQAMDVNNSSAGCSIDISRTLATDFGLVPPVAPIHQDVSLHQASLASCSQEFPTVFPPHLDSAGGMRGSSSNSSHINATFGTTNLTGLFLPPVLNATGANVTSTPIPPDPFGGLLEESMLDEISLLDLAMEEGFSQAQASQLRDELDSDSGLSLDSSRSPASPSSSETSSSSSSSTSATFSEEGAVGYSTAASDSEEGAVGGYQPEYSKLCRMSFQDNFHGLPQLGGINHNHTYNLPLGNPFTEHPELPKKQNTKNSKLPPPTSELMDKHSSRDERRARSMKIPFSNEKIVNLPVEEFNELLAKHQLSEAQLALVRDIRRRGKNKMAAQNCRKRKLDTIINLEDGVHQLRRDKARLLKEKMEFLRCIRQMKQKMQSLCQEVFAQVRDEQGRPYPPSRYSLQYAADGSVLVVPRSEQTRSRSDKKTKDKKK from the exons ATGCTTTACCTGAAAAAGTACTTCACAGAGGGCCTGATTCAGTTCACCATCCTTCTGAGTCTGATCGGGGTGCGGGTGGACGTGGACACCTATCTGAGTAGCCAGCTGCCACCCCTGAGGGAGATAATCCTGGGCCCGAGCTCAGCCTACACGCCCACTCAGTTCCACAACCTGCACAACACGCTGGACGGCTATGGCATTCACCCCAAGAGCGTGGACCTAGACCAGTTTTTCGCCACCCGCCGCTTACTGAATCGGGTGCGCCAGCTGGATCGCTTCTCCGTGCCCAGCCCCGAGCTCGATACCTGGCTGGTGCACCGCGACGCAGAGAGCGAACAGACGGGCGGTGCCAGCATAGCCCTGGACAATGGGGGCGGCCTCGAGGACGTGAACGACCTCGACGCTGCCCCGGCCATGAGGGGGACTGGAGAAGGCGAAGGGGGGCCACCCGAGACCACCTATAACCTCAACGTAGCCGACGGCAGCCTCGGGGCAGTGGCGTCCGATGGTGACCAGGGGCAGGACAACAATGACGACCTCAGCAAAGAG GACATCGACCTGGGCGCGGGCAGGGAGGTGTTTAACTACAGCAGACGGGAGAAGGACAACGAGGAGGTCAAGCCTCGCCCGGCCCAAGAGAGCAAGGACAATGAGGAGCTGCAGCGAGAAAGCTGGAGGAACGACGTTAACCTCCAGACGCTTCGCTCTGTGGACATTGAGACGGGAGAGAGCATCCCGCAGCAG CTGCCTGCCGCCGGCTCACAGACATCCCTGTCTCTGCAGGAGTGTTTGAGGCTGCTGGAGGCCACCTTCCCCTTCGGAGAAGATCCCGAG ttCCCCACCCCTGCAGCACCACCTGAAGTGGCGACCCCCGGTACAGAAGCACCGTCCACGTCACAGGGCCTGGCGCCTCAGCTGGACTTGGAGCAGCAGTGGCAGGATATCATGGCTGTCATGGAGCTGCAA GCCATGGACGTGAACAACAGCAGCGCAGGATGCAGCATTGACATCAGTAGGACATTGGCGACCGACTTTGGGCTGGTCCCGCCCGTGGCACCCATCCACCAAGACGTGAGCCTCCACCAAGCCTCGCTAGCCAGCTGCAGCCAGGAGTTTCCTACGGTTTTCCCACCTCATCTGGATTCGGCCGGCGGGATGAGAGGATCCTCCAGCAACTCCAGTCACATCAATGCCACTTTTGGGACAACCAACCTCACTGGACTCTTTTTGCCCCCCGTTCTCAATGCCACTGGTGCCAACGTAACCTCCACGCCCATCCCGCCGGACCCGTTTGGCGGGCTTTTGGAGGAATCCATGCTAGATGAGATCAGCCTCCTGGACCTGGCCATGGAGGAGGGATTCAGCCAAGCTCAGGCCTCGCAGCTGCGTGACGAGCTGGACTCGGATTCAGGCCTGTCCCTGGACTCCAGCCGCAGTCCGGCGTCGCCCAGCAGCTCAGAaacatcctcctcctcatcttcatccaCCTCAGCCACCTTCTCGGAGGAGGGCGCCGTGGGCTACAGCACTGCCGCGTCCGACTCGGAGGAAGGAGCTGTGGGCGGATACCAGCCCGAATACAGCAAGCTGTGCCGCATGAGCTTCCAG GACAACTTCCACGGCCTCCCCCAGTTAGGAGGAATCAACCACAACCATACCTACAACCTACCACTTGGGAACCCTTTCACCGAACACCCAGAGCTCCCCAAGAAGCAGAACACCAAGAACTCCAAGCTTCCTCCTCCAACATCTGAGCTAATGGACAAGCACTCGAGCCGGGACGAGCGGCGAGCCCGCTCCATGAAGATCCCTTTCTCCAATGAAAAAATAGTCAACCTCCCTGTGGAGGAGTTCAACGAGCTTCTGGCCAAACACCAGCTGAGCGAAGCGCAGTTGGCTTTGGTTCGAGACATCCGCAGGCGtggtaaaaacaaaatggccgctcaGAATTGTCGCAAACGCAAGCTGGACACCATCATCAACCTGGAGGACGGCGTACACCAGCTAAGGCGTGACAAAGCCCGGCTACTCAAGGAAAAGATGGAGTTTCTACGTTGTATCCGGCAAATGAAGCAGAAAATGCAGAGTCTGTGCCAGGAGGTTTTCGCTCAAGTCCGGGACGAGCAGGGCCGGCCCTACCCACCCAGTCGCTACTCTCTTCAGTACGCCGCAGACGGCAGCGTTCTGGTGGTACCGCGCAGCGAGCAAACCCGCTCCAGGTCGGACAAGAAGACAAAGGACAAGAAGAAGTGA